A single Candidatus Rokuibacteriota bacterium DNA region contains:
- a CDS encoding EmrB/QacA family drug resistance transporter: MRPEAGSANKWIVATAAMFATSLEILDVSIANVALNHIRGSLSAGVDEVTWILTAYLIANAIVIPITGWLMDVLGR, from the coding sequence GTGAGGCCGGAGGCCGGCTCGGCCAACAAGTGGATCGTCGCCACCGCGGCGATGTTCGCCACGTCCCTGGAGATCCTCGACGTGTCGATCGCCAACGTGGCCCTCAACCACATCCGCGGCTCGCTCTCTGCGGGCGTGGACGAGGTGACCTGGATCCTCACCGCCTACCTGATCGCGAACGCGATCGTCATCCCCATCACCGGATGGCTGATGGACGTGCTCGGACG